From Nilaparvata lugens isolate BPH chromosome 7, ASM1435652v1, whole genome shotgun sequence, one genomic window encodes:
- the LOC120352348 gene encoding uncharacterized protein LOC120352348, with translation MSSRMCHIRILIFECVTCRIATGCMKPTPIDKLYRAAGMNTPKIRRANHEYLERFKQTFDERHVMHGQLEPSRSRLKSRRSFMRFTQPEPPDWYPLRDPETTGTSLPWKSWRALNRIRTGVAPVKTNLARWGYLAEDDIYCDCGEAQDIDHLTQCPLCPVHCTNDDLWRGNAVAEDLAHFWAGKI, from the coding sequence ATGAGCTCTCGAATGTGTCACATTCGAATTTTAATTTTCGAATGTGTCACGTGTCGCATTGCAACCGGCTGCATGAAACCAACTCCCATCGACAAACTCTACAGGGCTGCAGGAATGAACACTCCCAAGATCAGAAGAGCCAACCACGAATACTTGGAGAGGTTCAAACAGACCTTCGATGAGAGGCACGTGATGCACGGTCAGCTGGAGCCATCGCGCAGCCGACTCAAATCCAGGAGAAGTTTCATGAGGTTCACACAGCCAGAACCTCCAGACTGGTACCCACTCCGGGATCCTGAGACCACTGGAACCAGTCTGCCATGGAAATCCTGGAGGGCGCTAAATAGGATAAGAACTGGCGTGGCCCCTGTGAAGACCAACCTAGCGAGGTGGGGCTACTTAGCGGAGGACGATATCTACTGTGACTGCGGAGAGGCACAGGACATCGACCACCTCACACAGTGCCCACTGTGCCCTGTTCACTGCACGAATGACGACCTCTGGAGAGGGAATGCAGTTGCGGAGGACCTGGCCCACTTCTGGGCTGGAAAAATTTGA